One Stenotrophomonas maltophilia DNA window includes the following coding sequences:
- a CDS encoding AAA family ATPase produces MPLPERVARGLVVGKFCPLHLGHERLIEFAATRCTQLLVIGWSQPGFAGYSAERRERWLRTRFPQATVAVLDDARLAALCTQHGLPVRTLPQDSDDEQVQRDFTAWLCLNLFGGPVQAVYTGEDYGDGFAQALTAHFGVPVRHERRERTRDIGQACGTKLRTDPHVHRHGLAPQVYADYVQRVAFIGGESSGKTTLARVLAERLQTAWVPEYGRTLWEQQGGELTPDDLIRIAMAQPQHEDEAARHAHRWLFCDTTPRVTLGYSGWMFGTAPEPLRQAARRRYDLLFLCAPDIPFDQDGTRVGEAFRAQQHAWYLTQLQVEGVEYVLLEGDLETRIARVQSELAQRADNRFSVASPL; encoded by the coding sequence ATGCCGCTGCCTGAGCGCGTGGCACGCGGCCTGGTGGTGGGCAAGTTCTGCCCGCTGCATCTGGGTCACGAACGCCTGATCGAATTCGCCGCCACGCGCTGTACGCAGCTGCTGGTGATCGGCTGGTCGCAGCCGGGCTTTGCCGGCTACAGTGCCGAGCGCCGCGAGCGCTGGCTGCGTACGCGTTTCCCGCAGGCGACGGTAGCGGTGCTGGATGACGCGCGACTGGCGGCGTTGTGCACGCAGCACGGTTTGCCAGTGCGAACGCTGCCGCAGGACAGTGATGACGAACAGGTGCAGCGCGACTTTACCGCCTGGCTGTGCCTGAACCTGTTCGGTGGGCCGGTGCAGGCGGTGTACACCGGTGAGGACTACGGCGACGGCTTCGCGCAGGCGCTGACGGCGCACTTCGGCGTGCCGGTACGTCATGAACGGCGCGAGCGTACGCGGGACATCGGCCAGGCCTGTGGCACCAAGCTGCGCACCGACCCGCATGTGCATCGCCATGGCCTCGCACCGCAGGTGTACGCGGACTACGTGCAGCGCGTGGCGTTCATCGGGGGCGAGTCCAGCGGCAAGACCACGTTGGCCCGCGTGCTGGCCGAGCGTCTGCAGACCGCCTGGGTGCCGGAGTATGGCCGCACCCTGTGGGAGCAGCAGGGCGGAGAACTGACGCCGGACGATCTGATTCGCATCGCAATGGCACAGCCGCAGCACGAAGACGAAGCCGCACGGCATGCGCATCGCTGGCTGTTCTGCGATACCACGCCGCGGGTGACGCTGGGCTACAGCGGCTGGATGTTCGGCACGGCACCGGAACCGTTGCGGCAGGCGGCACGACGACGCTACGACCTGCTGTTCCTGTGCGCACCGGATATTCCGTTCGACCAGGATGGCACGCGCGTGGGCGAAGCCTTCCGGGCGCAGCAGCATGCGTGGTACCTGACGCAGCTGCAGGTAGAGGGGGTCGAGTACGTGTTGCTGGAGGGCGATCTGGAGACGCGCATCGCACGCGTGCAGAGCGAGCTGGCGCAGCGGGCGGACAACCGGTTCAGTGTCGCCTCGCCGCTGTAG
- a CDS encoding outer membrane protein transport protein yields the protein MQTASTIARLTLLAVGVAGALAAADANAAAFQLKENSAKGLGRAFAGSTSAEGDASVVATNPASMRLLEGTQIQGDVSAISFGAKFRGQGKYANGAPISGGNGGDAGMIAPVPAAYFHLPFGENDNMHFGASLTVPFGFKTEYDRDWVGRYNGVKTELQAIDLGVAFSYDVNPYLSFGASVFAERLNVDLTSAVDTGTAINASAQQKAAAAVLAAGGTAAQAAAASRQAAVAMAQQGFAPGTADGFLRIKGDEVSMGYTLGMTVSPVEGTNIAFSYRSQVKHKINDGKADFTIPGNAETFLRAAAPGTFIDSNGRASITLPASATVSFTHRVNDQWKIMADVSRTAWSKFDQVVVDYDSNQPDSVLPFHYRDTTFASIGTEYRMNEKLTLRGGLAYDQTPTTDAHRDVRVPDTTRKWLSLGLTYAASEKMEYSVGYTHLFTKDPNVNSTSATANTVTGKYKVSGDVLAASMQYKF from the coding sequence ATGCAAACCGCTTCCACCATTGCCCGTCTGACCCTGCTGGCCGTCGGCGTTGCCGGTGCGCTGGCCGCCGCCGATGCCAACGCCGCCGCCTTCCAGCTGAAGGAAAACAGCGCCAAGGGCCTCGGCCGTGCGTTCGCCGGCTCCACCTCCGCTGAAGGCGATGCCTCGGTGGTCGCCACCAACCCGGCGTCGATGCGCCTGCTCGAAGGCACCCAGATCCAGGGCGACGTCAGCGCCATCAGCTTCGGCGCCAAGTTCCGCGGCCAGGGCAAGTACGCCAACGGCGCTCCGATCTCCGGCGGCAACGGCGGCGACGCCGGCATGATCGCCCCGGTCCCGGCAGCCTACTTCCACCTGCCGTTCGGCGAGAACGACAACATGCACTTCGGTGCATCGCTGACCGTGCCGTTCGGCTTCAAGACCGAATACGACCGTGACTGGGTCGGCCGCTACAACGGCGTCAAGACCGAGCTGCAGGCGATCGACCTGGGCGTCGCGTTCTCCTACGACGTCAACCCGTACCTGTCGTTTGGTGCTTCGGTGTTCGCCGAGCGTCTGAACGTCGACCTGACCAGCGCCGTCGATACCGGCACCGCGATCAACGCCAGCGCCCAGCAGAAGGCTGCCGCTGCCGTTCTGGCCGCCGGTGGCACCGCCGCCCAGGCCGCTGCCGCTTCGCGTCAGGCCGCCGTCGCCATGGCCCAGCAGGGCTTCGCCCCGGGCACCGCCGATGGCTTCCTGCGCATCAAGGGTGACGAAGTGTCCATGGGCTACACCCTGGGCATGACCGTCAGCCCGGTGGAAGGCACCAACATCGCCTTCAGCTACCGCTCGCAGGTCAAGCACAAGATCAACGACGGCAAGGCCGACTTCACCATTCCGGGCAACGCGGAGACGTTCCTGCGCGCAGCCGCTCCGGGCACCTTCATCGACAGCAACGGTCGTGCCTCGATCACCCTGCCGGCCAGCGCCACCGTCAGCTTCACCCACCGCGTGAACGACCAGTGGAAGATCATGGCCGACGTCTCGCGCACCGCGTGGAGCAAGTTCGACCAGGTCGTCGTCGACTATGACTCCAACCAGCCGGACAGCGTGCTGCCGTTCCACTACCGCGACACCACCTTCGCGTCGATCGGTACCGAGTACCGCATGAACGAGAAGCTGACCCTGCGCGGCGGTCTTGCCTACGACCAGACCCCGACCACCGACGCACACCGCGACGTGCGCGTGCCGGACACCACCCGCAAGTGGCTGTCGCTGGGTCTGACCTACGCGGCATCGGAAAAGATGGAATACAGCGTGGGCTACACCCACCTGTTCACCAAGGATCCGAACGTCAACTCGACCTCGGCCACCGCCAACACCGTGACCGGCAAGTACAAGGTCAGCGGCGACGTGCTGGCGGCTTCGATGCAGTACAAGTTCTGA
- the pnuC gene encoding nicotinamide riboside transporter PnuC produces MNLSDPNFQLELAANIAVAGSILLAGRNNVHTWWLGIVGCALFAAVFERSHLYADMVLQFFFIAISVLGWWQWLRGDHGAPLPITALRPRAWAWLAPLAVVATFGYGWMLTRLTHAYAPYIDSAVLVLSVIAQILMMRRKLESWWVWLLVNTVAVPLYYSRGLHLTSILYVGFWINALVALRHWRHLMHEARAADAAA; encoded by the coding sequence ATGAACCTGTCCGATCCGAACTTCCAGCTGGAGCTGGCTGCCAACATCGCCGTCGCCGGCTCGATCTTGCTGGCCGGTCGCAACAACGTGCACACCTGGTGGCTGGGCATCGTCGGCTGCGCATTGTTTGCTGCCGTGTTCGAACGATCGCATCTGTATGCAGACATGGTGCTGCAGTTCTTCTTCATCGCCATCAGCGTGCTGGGCTGGTGGCAATGGCTGCGTGGTGACCATGGCGCGCCGCTGCCGATCACCGCGCTGCGCCCGCGTGCATGGGCCTGGCTGGCACCGTTGGCGGTGGTGGCCACGTTCGGCTACGGCTGGATGCTGACCCGCCTGACCCATGCCTATGCGCCGTATATCGATTCGGCGGTGCTGGTGTTGAGTGTGATCGCGCAGATCCTGATGATGCGACGCAAGCTGGAATCGTGGTGGGTGTGGCTGCTGGTGAACACCGTTGCCGTGCCGCTGTACTACAGCCGTGGCCTGCACCTGACTTCGATCCTGTATGTGGGCTTCTGGATCAATGCGCTGGTGGCCTTGCGCCATTGGCGGCACCTGATGCACGAGGCCAGGGCGGCCGATGCCGCTGCCTGA